The sequence CGTGAGGGGCGTGATTCTAAgtccccatagtatgttatactgagtgaccgactgaaagggaatATACAGTTGTGAaaataactactgttccctgaaggagggactgAGGTATAACATATGTTGGCCCTGCGCCGTCGGGATTTGTGCTCGCTGAAGAGTGGAACTGAATTGAGGAAATGAATGCAAGTCACAGTATTATAGCCAGGAAGGCTGGGCTTCCAAGGGCGTGCTAGGTATTCATTGGCCCGTTGactctttttttttttcccccgttTTTTTTCTTCAGGTGAATGTGATTGGCCGTTGACTCCCCATACTATGTTATACCTCGTTCCCTCCTTCAGTgaacagtagttatattcataGCTGTACGTTTGTTAAACTTTCAAATCAATATTTGtggtttggcatacattttaaagtggaaaaaaACAGAGTCAAAGCGTAATTCCATTACTGTGGTATTGCCCGGTATCTTTGGTTGCAGGGCTCCAAATGCATAAAATTACAGAAGGAAAGGACCTTAATTCATTGGAAAATAGTCTTTAAAAATGTAATTCATGCCAGATTGTAATGAATGAAATCTTTCAAGACTATATTCCAAACAGGGAGTGCTGAGTTGAGTAGAGTGGTTTCCCAGATCTCTTCTCATAAGTGACTGCCTTAACCGGTTCCCCTACATGTTTCTATTATACTGGCCCAGTTATGTAACTGTATTGTTGTTTTGAAGGGTGTAAATCAATAGCCTGATGTACCCTGAACCATAGATCCTGTGGCACCAAATGTTATGTCACTAAACAAGAAACACAGCATCTTTCTGCCTTCCCCACCCATCCATCAAATATGCCTAGCTTTCAATTCAAAGAAATTGATTGTCAATTTGAAAGTGCCTTGAAGTTGGAAGCAGTAAAAAAATAACCTTTCCTAAGACCATCTTTAGAGATGTATTCCCACTGATTTATCTACCAGGCAACACTCCTTTTCAGTATGTATTTTACCGTTGGTTTCCCTTTCCCCTCCGCAGTGGTGCTGACCAGTGGCGACGGCATCGCTTTGCCCCAGAAGGTGCTGTTCCCGGCTGAGCGGCTCAGCCTGAAGTGGAACCAGGTCAACCGCATCGGATCAGGTCTCCAGAACCTGGGCAACACCTGCTTCCTCAACTCGGCTCTGCAGTGTCTCACCTACACTGCTCCCCTCAGCAACTACATGCTGTCCCGGGAGCACTCTAAAACATGTATGTTGATAATAGAACCAGGGGCTCTTTTTGTTTATATTACATTTTCATAATGCAAAGCAGAAGGTTAGAAAGGGAAACAAAAGTAATATTTCGACAAAGAGTGGCTTCAAATTGATCAAAGTGTATGTTGGTTCTttgcttaaaggcccagtgcagtcaagtttttcctgtgttttatatacatttccacactatgaacttggaataatactgtgaaattatgataatgcccttttgttgtaagagctgtttgaaaagactgcctgaaatgtcagcctgttttggtgggatgtagttttggcctgcctggtgacatcaccaggtggtaaattagttaatagaccaataagaaagagttctaaaccgctctgccaataacagctagttttcagtttccccttCACACtaagaccactcccagacaggcctagcaaaattcttgcttgagaaatcgCTTTTTGCCAAAAGCCtcttattctttatttttattttttttgaccattttaattgaaaacaatcacagtaagatactttttccccaaaaatgtatttttacccagaaatgatttgatattgagatcaaAGTGGCTGCATTAGACCTTTAATGCCTATTACCTGATTGACCGCCTCTGTGTTGATGTTCAGGTCACGAGCCTGGATTCTGTATGATGTGCACCATGCAGAATCATATCACCCAGGTCTTTGCCAACTCTGGGAATGTCATCAAGCCCATCGGAGTCCTCAATGAGCTCAAACGTGAGTAGTATTTACTTTGGAATCAGAGGGGGAAAGACTTTTGCACAATGTGGATAGGAATTAGTCTTTGTGTCAACGTGTTGAAAGCCATTACAGCTAACCAACCTGTCAGCAAAATAGGTTTTTCATACAAAAATGGAAGGAGAGTTGAGACTCCATCACAGGTGTAGAATTCTGTGAAACCTAGTCAGCAAAATGAGTTTTCCTCACAAAAATATTGAGTTGATTCTGTAATTTTTGGAGGGAAAACTGACATGGTCAAAGTCTCATTTATTATGTTGCTTCTTCACCTGTCTATATCTCTGTCACACCTGTGCAGGGATTGCAAAGCACTTCCGTTTTGGTAGCCAAGAGGACGCCCATGAGTTCCTGCGGTACACAGTGGATGCTATGCAAAAGTCCTGCCTGCCTGGAAGCAAGTAGGTGTTGCACTGAAACTCACATCTCATCTGACCCACATTCACATTTCACTTACAGCACAGAGTGAGACATGATTAATAAATCATGTTTCAGTGACCATCTCCTATACACTAGGGACCCTTAACTGACTTTAGGAAGCCTTCCTCCCATGTAGAGTGGAGGGCTATTCTGCCCTCCAACAGGTTGCCTCTACTCTCTGGAATTACTTTTGCTCTATTTCCTCTGCTGTCTCTTCCTCCTCAAAGGGCTAGGACATTGTGTCCCaatgagaaatgaaggctatctTGATTTAAATGATCCCGTGTGTACGCATAGCCAGCAATTTCCCTTGAAGCTATTGGGAGTTGCTGATTAGCATCTTTAATGGTTTGACGTTTCCTTTTTCAACAGATTGGACAGGCAAACGCAGGCAACCAGTTTCATCCATCAAGTCTTTGGAGGGTATCTAAGGTCCAGAGGTAGGCTTATTAGTGTTatcttgaagaaaaaaaaaacggtaccagtcaaaacttgacacacctactcattcaagggtttgtctttatttttactattttctacattgtagaataatagtgaagacatcaaaactatgaaataacacatggaatcatgtagtaaccaaaaaagtgttaaacaaatcaaaatgtattttatatttgaggttcttcaaagttgccaccctttaccttgatgacagctttgcacactattggcattctctcaaccagcttcatgaggtagtcacctggaatgcatttcaattaacaggtgtgccttgttaaaagttaatttgtggaatgtctttccttaatgcgtttgagccaatcagttgtgttgtgacaaggtaggggttgtatacagaagatggccctatttggtaaaataccaagtccatattatggcaagaacagctcaaataagcaaagagaaacaacagtccatcattactttaagacatgaaggtcagtcattgtGGAAAATTCCAAGAAATgtttaagtttcttcaagtgcagttgcaaaaaccatcaatcaCTATGATGAAacgggctctcatgaggaccccacaggaaaggaagacccagagttacctctgctgcagaggataagttaattttcgttaccagactcagaaattggagcccaaataaatgcttcagagttcaagtaacagacacatctcaacatcaactattcagaggagactgcgtgaatcaggccttcatgttcgaaatactgcaaagaaaccattactaaaggacaccaataagaagaagacttgcttgggccaagaaacacgaaaaatggacattagaccggtggaaatctgtcctttggtctgatgagtccaaattttagattttttgttccaaccgctgtgtctttgtgagatgcagagtaggtaaagggatgatctctgcatgtgtggttcccaccgtgaagcatggaggaggtggtgtgggggtgctttgctggtgacactgtctgtgattaatttagaattcaaggcacacttaaccagcatggctaccacagcattctgcagcaatattccatctggtttgcacttagtcccactatcatttgtttttcaacaggacaataacccaaaacacacctccaggctgtgtaagggctatttgatcaagaaggtgagtgatggagtgctgcatcagatgacttggcctccacaatcacccgacctcaacccagttgagatggtttgggatgagttgggccgcagagtgaaggaaaagcagccaacaagtgctcaacatatgtgggaactccttcaagactgttggaaaagcattcctcgtgaagctggttgagagaatgccaagctgtcatcaaggcaaagggtggcaactttgaagaatctcggatataaaatacattttgatttgtttaacacttttttctggttactacatgattccatatgtgttatttcatagttttgatgtcttcactattattctacaatgtagaaaatagtacaaataaagaaaaacccttgaatgagtagttgtgtccaaacttttgactggtactttgtGTATGTGATATATGATGCAGATACaagcattgcttgctctttggggtatTAGACaaggtatctgtaaagcactatgtgacaactgctgatgtaaagaAACTTtctaaaatacatttgatatacTTTCTCTGTGTGTGCTGCTGGACACCGTAGAACTTTTGAAGAGGCAATTATGATTACATGACTGTCATATTTGTTAATAGGTAAGGTTATCTAATAATTGTCTATGCTGTCTTTTTACAGTAAAATGTTTAAACTGCAAAGCAGTCTCTGACACGTTTGACCCTTATTTGGATGTCGCTTTGGAAATAAAGGTAACAGTGAAGTACCTTTTTCATGGTGTACAATGAGGAAACCTGTCAAACCTTTTGGTGTCTTTCTAAGAATACATCATTGACACGTGTCATCCATGTTACCTTTCAGACTGCTCCCAGTATCACCAAAGCACTGGAGCAGTTTGTTAAGCCTGAGCAGCTAGATGGAGAGAATGCCTACAAATGCACTAAGTGAGTATATCTGTATTCATTTATTGTTCGTCTCAGCATAGTGTTGCCTAAACCAGTGTTATTGCAACCTTGTGAACTGCGTTTTTAGTTTCCTCGTTGTTTCATTGGTTTTTATAACTGTTCCAACTGTGTCTGTGCAGGTGTAAGAAGATGGTTCCAGCCTCTAAGAGATTCACCATCCACCGCAGCTCCAATGTGCTCACCATCTCACTGAAGCGTTTCGCCAACTACAACGGGGGCAAGATCGCTAAGGTAAGTTCAGAGTACATTATTGATAACAGAAACATTAACATGGACCACTTCTTTTAAGAGAACTGTTTAACCGGTCACATTTTTACTGAAATGTTTAATTGGAGATATCATCTCACATGGCCTTGCTCTCTCCCTTAGGACGTGAGGTATCCTGAGTGCCTGGACCTGCGTCCCTTCATGTCTCAGTCCCACGGGGAGCCCCAGGTCTATGTGCTCTACGCGGTCCTGGTGCACTCTGGCTTCAGCTGCCACGCTGGACACTACTACTGCTACGTCAAGGTAAGCCCCAACATAGACGCAAAACCACTGTTAAGACTGCTCCCAAACACACTCCAATCAATCAATGAGAGAGACTGATTAAACCCCCCAAGCGAATAAGCCTCTCACCAGTTCTATGTAAGCCTGATGTATTTGATTACATCTGTCTTCTACATGGGGTGATGGTTACTATGGTGTCCGTGTGACGTACTGTATGTTTGTGGGATGCATGTCTataatttctctctttctccccccactTGCTCTCAGGCTAGCAACGGCCAGTGGCACCAGATGAATGATTCCTCTGTATCAGTCAGTGACATCAGATCAGTCCTCAACCAGCAGGCGTACGTCCTCTTCTATATCAGGTGAGTAGCTAGCTCCCATTCACCTTTTGTTTGAATGATGAAAAATATATCTGAGCGTTGAAGCATTACGTGTGTTTCTAAAATGAAGTCTGCTTGACGATGCAATAGTCCTGTGCAGGATTTCCCTTTTAGTGGTTGAGTTGAGTTTTTCATCTGTGATGGGTGCTGCCTGTTCTTGCCACCAGGTCACCTGATCTGAAGAATGGAGGGGACTACAACCACATGAGTCGGCCCCCCGGACAGTCGTCCCCCCGCCCCATCCTCACACCCCGGGTCAACATCGGGCCACGACACACCAACACTGGCTTCATAGGACCACAGCTGCCCCCACACATGGCCAAGGTACAGCCTCAACACACACTAGCCCCTGCACAATCTTCTGTTCAAAAGCAACATGTGTAATAACTGTCTTTTTTTCCCCAGAACACCTTTCACATCAATGGGAACTGCTCCCTAAGGGACTTCCCCTCTGGCTCTAAGCCCAGCACCAGCAGTGGCGGCAGCAGCATGGGCAAGACTAGCTACGgcctgctctcctcctcttcctcttcttcctcctcctcttcctctcattcTCTAAGCCGTCCTACAGGCATCCCTGACACTGCCAAGCGCCAGAAGCTCTCCTTCTTCATCGGTCAGGGCAAACAGATCCGCCCCTCATCATCCTCCGCCTCTTACGCCCAGCCGTCCTCCTGTTCTTCGTCACAGACTACCTCAGACATGTCCGCACCCCGGGCTCCTTGCATAAACGGTACGCCCTCCGTTAACGGAAACGGTCATGGAGCCTCATTCCTGGTGCCATATGGCCAGGAGTCATCGGAGGAGTCTGACCAGGAGGGAGGCAGCGGTCTGGAGAACGGCACGACCAAGCCTCACGTTAACGGGAGGAAGGGAGGGGCCGTTTACGGCCCCGTCCCCAGAGTGTTGGCCCTTAAGCCCAACGGCATCAGTAACGGCCAGGCCACCATGCACCATAACGGGTCCGGGGCCAACGGGACTAACGGCTTCTCCAAACTCAGCCAGATCGGACATCAGAACGGACACCACAAAGTTAATGGCATCAAACACCCGGAGAAGGTACTTCAGTCGAGACACGCACACATATTTAAATACTTTACTCTAATCCACAAATCACATTACATTTGCAGAATCTTCACACACACAAGCAGCTGTGTattatctgtgtatgtgtgttgtgcaGGTCAACGGTCATGTACTGTCTCCTGGGTTGGGTCCCAGCATTTCTAATGGGGCAGAGTCTCACCACAGTGGCCCAAGGTGAGTGTTTCGCCTCGTGTACACCGGTTGCGTCAAACTATGTTTTCCGTCAGAAGTCCGTTCATTTAATTGGGAGGCAATCCGCACTGCTGCGACTCATCTGCCGGACTAGGTTGTGGTGCGTGGCACTGCGTGCAGTGTGTCACATGCGTTGCTTTGCCATGCGGAACCAGAAGTAAACCACACAAGAAGTTGCTAATGTGTAGCGTGATACTTTTTGTTGTGATGCGGTGCATGGATTGTGAAGACTATGTGAGATGTACCATACAGCAGTAACCTGTGTGCACGCAGCATTAGATTGTTTTACCTATTTTGTTTTATCAGATTCTCTCATGATCATTTTGATATACAGTAATTCATGAATGTTATTGATGTACTTGTTTTATTCTACAGCAAAGAGGTGTCTAGCGCCACACCCAGCCAGGACAGCCCGTCTCAGAGCCTCCACAGTGTCGACAGCGACAGCCAGCTCTCCTCAACCCCAGAGAAAAGGACTAAAACTCACTCTGACCCCCTCCCTCACCACGCACCATCAACCACTGCTAACCCGCCATCCTCATTGGCCGATGTTGGTGCTAAGCCACCTACTGACGCCATGAGGGAATCCAGCTCCACCTCCAACCCTGGGGCCTTACCCCTCCAGCCCACCCCCCACTCCCTCAGAACCCTAGTCTCTCCAGCCTTCTCCCAGCCCCTCTCTGGAACAGGCCTGGGGACCACAAAAGGCCTCGGAGCACCACACAGCAGATCTGGGGAGGACGTCAGGGAGACTGAGAACAGCCCAGCAGCAGGGCTGGATGGACGGCTGGACGGCAAGCCCAGCTCCAGAGAGGGAAGAGACCGGATGTATTCTTCTGATCGGGATAAGGGGAGAGACCGGCTATATTCTTCGGACCGCGATAGGGATGGAGACCGGCTGTACTCTTCTGACCGGGATAAAGACGGAGAAAGGAGTAGGTACCACCGTGACATGAGCCGTGAACGCAACTGGGACCGTGACTCAGACCGTTATCGACACCGACGGGACCACAGAGATCGAGAACACCACCGAGACCGAGAACACCACCGGTCGTACCGTGATCGCTCGGCCAGCCGGGACAGACACAGGGAGTCAGAGCGTCGCTGGGAGAGGAACGCCTACCACCCCAGGGACCGCTGCCACCACCCCTACCACAGAcccagagagaacagggagagggacaggagggagcACAGCCTCCCCCACAGAGAGGAGCCTCACGGACGCTCcaggtggaggggggagaggggtgaaggTAAGAGGGGTTACAACCCTTCACAGGAGGAGACCCCCCTGCCCATCCCACTAAGCTCCAACACCAAACCCAGTCAGCCCTCCACTAGCCCAGACCTCGCCCCAGCCAGACCAGCCCTGGAGAAACGACCCGATCCTCTGAGAGAGGACAGCTTTGAGGAGCgtcgggccaagaaacacaagaagAGCAAGAAGAAGTCCAAGGACAAAGCTAGGCGTCAAGAGAATGGGTAAGGCAGTCATATTCTTTTTCTAAGTGTATTTTATTGCCTCCACAATAATAGACAATGTGCCAGAGAAATTAATTCAGTTGTTACTTTGACCCTGACCTGCGTGTTCTTTCTTCAAGGACCTCTGACGTGGATTCCTCTGACAGGGCTGCCGATGGCAGCAGGTCCTCCAaacacaagaagaagaagaagaagaagaagaggaggaggaggcatgacACTGACACGGAGGATGAGAAGTCCCGATCTACCCAGAGTTCCGAGGGGCACCGTGACCCCAACGCCCCCCGGGAGGGTCGCAGGGCGAGCAGCAGTGACGAGGAGAGGGCGAGCAGGAAGCGACGTTACCAGGACGATGATGGCTCTGACAACAGCTACCCTGAGAAACACCATCGCTCCGATGACGATGACAAAGGCCGCTTCTCTCGCAATATATCGCCAACAGCAACCTCTAACAACGCATCGCACCACCACCTCAACGGGCACATAGGTAAGAAACCATACAATGGTTTCTATAGATATCAGGTCACTAGTATTTTTCAGTTTGTAACTGTTCAATAATCTTGACCGTAATATGTTTTTCTGTTGTAGGTAATGGCTTCAGTCGACCCAATGGAAACTCCCACGGATGTTCTACCAATGGACTGTACAATGAATGACCTTAGACATTAGATTTTCTCTGTTTGGCCAGAGAGAAACAGAACAATGTAAGTATCTTGCATTTACATCAGTCTTACTCAGAGAATCTCTATGC is a genomic window of Salmo trutta chromosome 10, fSalTru1.1, whole genome shotgun sequence containing:
- the LOC115201387 gene encoding ubiquitin carboxyl-terminal hydrolase 42; the encoded protein is MTIVDRSSEKSDHESVGCKRSGSLTFPGGDGNGMDGGCSSWGAGGPSSSDIPRVKTGGCMGPTPGATVYSSSAGITADRPKEQVVLTSGDGIALPQKVLFPAERLSLKWNQVNRIGSGLQNLGNTCFLNSALQCLTYTAPLSNYMLSREHSKTCHEPGFCMMCTMQNHITQVFANSGNVIKPIGVLNELKRIAKHFRFGSQEDAHEFLRYTVDAMQKSCLPGSKLDRQTQATSFIHQVFGGYLRSRVKCLNCKAVSDTFDPYLDVALEIKTAPSITKALEQFVKPEQLDGENAYKCTKCKKMVPASKRFTIHRSSNVLTISLKRFANYNGGKIAKDVRYPECLDLRPFMSQSHGEPQVYVLYAVLVHSGFSCHAGHYYCYVKASNGQWHQMNDSSVSVSDIRSVLNQQAYVLFYIRSPDLKNGGDYNHMSRPPGQSSPRPILTPRVNIGPRHTNTGFIGPQLPPHMAKNTFHINGNCSLRDFPSGSKPSTSSGGSSMGKTSYGLLSSSSSSSSSSSSHSLSRPTGIPDTAKRQKLSFFIGQGKQIRPSSSSASYAQPSSCSSSQTTSDMSAPRAPCINGTPSVNGNGHGASFLVPYGQESSEESDQEGGSGLENGTTKPHVNGRKGGAVYGPVPRVLALKPNGISNGQATMHHNGSGANGTNGFSKLSQIGHQNGHHKVNGIKHPEKVNGHVLSPGLGPSISNGAESHHSGPSKEVSSATPSQDSPSQSLHSVDSDSQLSSTPEKRTKTHSDPLPHHAPSTTANPPSSLADVGAKPPTDAMRESSSTSNPGALPLQPTPHSLRTLVSPAFSQPLSGTGLGTTKGLGAPHSRSGEDVRETENSPAAGLDGRLDGKPSSREGRDRMYSSDRDKGRDRLYSSDRDRDGDRLYSSDRDKDGERSRYHRDMSRERNWDRDSDRYRHRRDHRDREHHRDREHHRSYRDRSASRDRHRESERRWERNAYHPRDRCHHPYHRPRENRERDRREHSLPHREEPHGRSRWRGERGEGKRGYNPSQEETPLPIPLSSNTKPSQPSTSPDLAPARPALEKRPDPLREDSFEERRAKKHKKSKKKSKDKARRQENGTSDVDSSDRAADGSRSSKHKKKKKKKKRRRRHDTDTEDEKSRSTQSSEGHRDPNAPREGRRASSSDEERASRKRRYQDDDGSDNSYPEKHHRSDDDDKGRFSRNISPTATSNNASHHHLNGHIGNGFSRPNGNSHGCSTNGLYNE